A segment of the Prochlorococcus sp. RS04 genome:
TTTTCTGCAAAATCATCTAAATCTTTTGTACTCATTCCAGGTTTAATTAAGTCATTAATTTCTCTCAAAACAGTAGCTACAATTCTGCTAGATTTTTTCATCAAATTTATTTCCCGTGAAGACTTTATTTCGATTCCTCTTCTCCTCTGAATAAATGGAACTTGATCATTAGCTTTGGAATTATTTTTATTTAACAAAAGATCTGCAAAATGTCTCATTGGAATAAATAATAGTAATAGGTAAATATCTTCAAAATAGCCTTTATGATCTTGGCTACCTTAAATCTATCAATAACAATAGGAAAGAAACAAAAATGAAAACTTTATTTAATTCTAGGCAATTTCATAAGGCTTTGGCGCCCTGGATTTTTCTTCCATTATTTATATCTTCAATTACTGGTCTTCTTTATAGGGTTTCAAAAGATTTACTGGGTTTCTCTAGAGAACAAGTTCATTGGTTAATGTCTCTCCATGAGGGCGAATGGCTTGGAGATAATGGAGAACTTATATATGTGATATTTAATTCCCTTGGAGTTTTATGGATGCTCGTCACAGGATTCCAAATGTTTTCAAAAACAATTTCATTTACCAAAAAGGTTACTAAAGGCGAGTCAAAAGGTTAAGATATAGAACTTGTAGGATAATAATGACCAAAATGGCCAAAGAGAAACAAGAGAAGGATTTAGAAACCGGTATTAAAGCTGACACATCAGTTGATGTAACAGTTGAACAAAAAGAAAAAAATACGGTTTCTGAGACTACGCAAACCTTAAGCGCATCAAATCTTATTAAGGAATTTGAGAATGAACAATTAAAAAAAGAACTACCTGAAATATATGTTGGGGACACTGTTAAAGTTGGAGTGAAAATTACAGAAGGTAATAAAGAAAGAGTCCAACCTTATGAAGGCGTTGTCATAGCAAAAAGACATGGAGGAATAAACCAGACTATTACAGTTAGAAGAATTTTTCAGGGTATAGGTGTTGAAAGAGTATTTATGCTACATAGTCCACAGGTTGCCTCTCTAAAAGTTGAACGTAGAGGTAAAGTAAGAAGAGCTAAATTATTCTATCTGAGAGATAGAGTAGGAAAAGCTACTCGCGTAAAACAACGCTTTGATCGATAAAGTTGTAAATTAATCAACTTTTTGTTCACAAAGACGCTTATAATCATTTAAATGCGTCGTTAGTTCAGTTGGTAGAACGCAGGTCTCCAAAACCTGATGTCGGGGGTTCAAGTCCTCCACGACGCGTTTGATCAACATTATGTAAATCATTTTTTCATAAGATGGAGTTAGATCTTCAACCTGGGGACGTAGTTAAAGTCCTAGAATCAGCAGCTTTAGGATGGGTTCGTGCAAGAGTTATCAGAGTTAAGTCTGGTGGGAGAGTCGTCGTACAAAGTGACCAAGGCAGAGAATTTACTGCTAGAGGCAATCAAGTTAGGTTGATAGAGCCTGCTGGTTTTAGACCTCAAAAATAAATAGTTGTTTAAACTAAGTCAGTTAAAAAACTAATTATTTCTGTAAATCCTCAAATTAATAAATTTTTTTTATTACAACCCCATAAATTAAGTATTATGATCTGATAATTTTAAGAATGAAGTTCTAAATAAATTTAGAACAAAACTCTGGGACCGTAGTTCAACTGGTTAGAGCACCGCCCTGTCACGGCGGAAGTTGCGGGTTCGAATCCCGTCGGTCCCGTTTTTTCTAAAAGAAATTTGGAAAAACGTTTAAGACTAGCCCCGAGTCCAACGGGTTTATTTCATATCGGGACAGCACGAACAGCACTATTCAATTGGTTGTATGCACAAAAAATAGGTGCAAAATTTCTTATCAGAATAGAAGATACTGATTTTCTTCGATCTAAATCTGAATATACAAAAAATATATTAGAGGGCTTGAAATGGCTTGGACTTAAATGGGATGAAGAACCTATAAAGCAAAGTGACCGAATTTCGATTCACAAAAGTTATATCAAAAAACTATTGGAATGTGGAGCTGCATATAGGTGCTTTACATCAGAAGATGAAATATCTGAATTAAGAGAAGAACAAAAAAAGAAAGGATTACCTCCAAAGCATGATAATAGACACAGAAATCTTTCAAAAGAAGAAATAGAAACATTCATATCCCAAGGGCGGACTTCAGTAATAAGATTTAAGATTGATGAAAAAATTGATATTAAATGGATAGATCAGATAAGAGGCGAAATCAAATGGCAAGGGAAGGATTTGGGCGGTGATTTAGTTTTATCAAGAAGGGCTAAGGGATATGAGATTGGTGATCCTTTGTATAATCTTGCAGTTGTAGTTGATGATAATTTCATGCATATTACTCACGTTGTAAGGGGTGAAGACCATATTTCGAACACTGCAAAACAAATATTGATTTATAAAGCATTAAATTTTAATTTGCCAACTTTTTCGCATACACCCTTAATACTAAATAGCGAAGGGAAAAAATTATCTAAGAGAGATTGCGTTACTTCAATCGACGAATTTAGAGAAATGGGATATTTACCTGAGGCCCTATCGAACTATATGGCATTTTTAGGTTGGTCTCCAAAATCTGCCGACAGAGAAATACTTTCACTTGGAGAGATATCTGAAATTTTTGACTTATCAGAAATAAATAAAGCTGGAGCCAAATTTAGTTGGGAAAAACTCAACTGGATTAATTCTCAATATATAAAAAATATGGAATCAATAAAGTTAATTGAGATCATCAGAAAATACTGGGATGACAATGGTTGGGAGCCTCCATCTCAAGAATGGGCACATAAATTAGCAATTTTGATTAGAGACTCTATGACTCTTTTAAAAGATTCAATTGATCAATCAAAACCATTTTTCTTAATACCTACAATTCAAAAAGAAGGTCAAGATTTTTTGGAAAACCGGGAAAGCAAATTATCTTTAAAACTAATCTTAAATTATTTAATTGAGCAAAATACAATAAATCTAAATAAAGAGAAAGCCAAAGAAATAATTAACGAAATCTCAAAAAAGCATAATATAAAAAAAGGGATATTAATGAAATCATTAAGAGTAGCCTTTTTTGGATCTCTTAGTGGTCCAGATTTAATTCAAAGTTGGGAGCTTTTCGCAGAGAGTAAAACTGATAGAACTCGAATTGAAAGATGTCTTTAATCAATCAAGATTATTTTTTTGGCCTAATTTAAGTCTATTTACCAAAGGTTTAGCAGAAAGTCCTTGTATTCCTACCGTCATCAAAATAGTAAGAAAAACTAAACCTTGTAGACGGCCAGCCCCAAGGATACCAGCCTGCTCTAATCTGATAGAAAAAAGAGAAGCTACAGCTGCAGTAACAATACCTCTTGGAGCTAACCAGGCTAAAAATATTTTTTCTTTTAAGTTCAAGTCTCTCCCCATAGTTGCTATCCAGATAGAGATAGGGCGAACAATTACCATCAACATAAAAACGCAAACAACCCCTCCCCAGCCTAGGGGACTTAATTCACCCCAAGAAACGTCAGCGGCCAAAAGAGGGAAAAGAACTGTTATTGCTAATTGAGCTAATTCACCTATTAGATTATCCAATCTCTCCTTATCTATAACTTCTCTTTTGCCTACAATAAAACCTGCAGCGACTGAAGCCGGCAAGCCTGATTCTGGTAAAAAATATTCGCAAATTCCATACACAAGGAAAATAAATCCAAGGGTAACTTGAAGCTCTATACCAAATGAGGCTTCATTTTTTATTTTTTTTAAAATTTCTGATAGTAACCATCCCGCACTTAATCCGATTAAAACTCCTCCCCCTAATCTTTGCATTAATGCTATAAATACATCTCTAATCCCTCGAAGATCCCCTAAAGTCAATTCTAAAAGCAGTAATGCTAGTACTGCACCGATTGGTTCAAGCAGCAACCCCTCAGCTTTTAAAACTTCCGAGAGTGGGGAAGCTAATTTTATTTGTTCCACTAATGGAGAGACAACTGTTGGTCCAGTAGCTAGAACTATGGCGCTATATATTCCTGCGACTTGCCATGAGAGGCCAGCCAGCCAATGAGCAATGAAAATTCCAGCTGATAATGAAATAAAAAGTCTTACCAATGAAATTTTTAAAACAGTAGTTCTTATATTCCCCTCAGGCAATTTTAAATTTAATCCCCCTTCAAAAAGAACCAAACAGACCAAAAGCCCCACAATAGTTTCAAGCCCTTGCCCGAGATCTAAAGGCTCAACAAGTCCCAATCCTGATCTTCCAATTAATAATCCAGAAAGCAATAAAATAACAACACTTGGGAATCCTGTAAAAGAAGAAAATAATCGAGCGAAAGCGCCTGCAAATACAGTTATCCCCCAAAGTAATCCAAGCCTTTCAGGCGTCATATAAAATTATAAATAATAAAAACATTCATTATTTTGATTAAATCAATAATCTTATCTCTAGTCCAATAAAAACAATACTTTTTAATTTAATTAATCAGCTAAAAGAATAATTTTAAAAATTTTATCAAAACTACTTTTAAAAAAAATTAATTTTATTTCTATTAAGAAAACTGGCTTATTAAAGCAATAATTATAAAAATAATTCCTATGCCAACAGTTGCCATCCTTCCATTCCATATTTCAGCTTGAGGGGTAAAACCTCTTTTCCACAAATTCAATTCCTTTTTATCAACGAAGTTTTTTGTCTCTTTAATCTCGATTTTAGGTTGTTTGTTCATTGAAATTAGAAAGGAGGGTTTTCTTCATAAAGGGTATTTGCTTGTTCAATTGATAGTCTTCCTGCGACTCCTAATTTAAGGGAACTTAAATGATCCTTAAATTTGATTCTGAACAACGCCGCCGCTCCAATCATTGCCGCATTATCTGTACAAAGATCGAGAGGAGCTAAATGAACTTTAATAGATTTTTTACTAGCTTCACTAATCATCATTTTTCTTAATGTATTGTTAGCAGCTACTCCCCCAACCACAACAACATTATCCAAGCTATGATCTTCTGCGCATTTTATTGTTCTCTCTACCAAGACCTCTGCCACTACTCTCTCAAAACTTGCAGCAATATCTGGAATTGGAACGGTCTTCCCAGCCAAATTTATTCTCTCAACTAATCTTAATACGGCAGTTTTTAAACCACTAAAAGAGAAATCATATTTAAGAAATCCACCTTTTTTATCAGAGATCTTACATTTTGGTAAATTAAATTTCATTGGGTCCCCATTTTTAGCAATCTTTTCAATTGCCGGTCCTCCTGGATAACTAAGACCTAATAGTCTGCCAACTTTATCAAAGGCCTCTCCAGCAGCATCATCAAAACTTTTCCCAAGTCTTTGCATCCCCCTACTATCATCTACCTTTATCAATTCAGTATGCCCACCGCTAACAAGTAATGTAAGAAAAGATTTTTTTGGATAGTTTTCTGAAAATAGAATTGAAGATAAATGCCCCTCCAAATGATGAATTCCCAAAAATGGTTTTGAATGTAAAAGGCAAAGTGATCTTGCGGTTATAGAGCCAACTCGTAAACAACCAACTAATCCAGGGGCTACAGTTGAAGCAATATAATCGACTTCCTCAATTTTAATTTTTGCTTCTTCTAGAGCCTTATCTAAAACAAAAGGTAATAATTCTAAATGTTTTCTAGCTGCAAGTTCAGGCACAACTCCTCCCCATTTTGAATGATCTTCAATTTGAGAGGCAATTATATTTGAATGTATTCTGAAAGTATCGCCAATATTAGAAACTATTGAGACAGATGTCTCATCACAACTTGTTTCAATAGCTAAAACTTTATGCATTTTTGATTCAACTTGTTCTATTTTAATATTAATTTCTTACTTAACACACTATAAGGAATTAAAGATTGCAACTTATGAAATTCTTTTTTTCAATCATAACCTCAGTTTTTCTGTTCCTCGGAATTACTCCAATTGCTCTAGCTGCAAATGGGCCTGCTTTAAACGCAGATAGAGCTAGCACAGAATATACCGCTTCAGCTCTCACAAAATGCTCTGAAAATCCTAAATTCATCGAGAGAGCAAATTCTGCAACTACTCAAAAAGACATAGCAAGATTTGAAAGATATGGAAAAGCATCATGCGGAGATGATGGTCTTCCTCATTTAATAATTGGACCTCCTCTTGAGCCATGGGGGGCCCTTTTAAATAGAGGTCATGAAGGAGATTTACTTATCCCCGGAGTATTGTTCATTTACATTGCTGGAATTATAGGTTGGTCAGGAAGAGAGTATCTCATTGAATCAAAAAAGACTAAGAATCCAGCAGATCTTGAGATCATTATTGACTTAGACTTAGCTAGAAAATGTCTTGTAAAAGGAGCCCAATGGCCACTTCTTGCTAATAAACAAGGTAGAAATGGAGATTTAAGAGAGAAAGATAACAATATTACACTTAATGGTCCTCGCTAAACATCCTTAAAAACTTTCATAAAACAAATGTTCAAAATTCTAAACACAAAATTTGTCAGATCTGCTCCAGTAGTAGCAGCAATTTGGCTAAGCCTTACAGCTGGAATAATTATTGAATTTAATAGATTTTTCCCAGATTTATTATTCCATCCAATGAGTTGATGAATAGAAAATAATCAAGTTTTTATTAACTTGATTATTTTTTTTGCTGTTTCATCAACATTGTGATTTGTTAATGCAAAATCAAATTCATTTGATACTGAAATTTCATAATTAGCCCTTAAGAGTCTTTTTTTAATTGCCTCTTCTTTTTCTGTACCTCTATTTCTTATTCTTCTCTCTAACTCTTCTTTATCCGGTGGAAGTAAAAATATTGACTGTGAATTAGGAAACTTATTTTTTATTTGCCTTGCACCCTCTACTTCAATTTCAAGTAGTACGATAAATCCCTTTTTTATTTTCTCATTAACAGAAGACAAAGGCGTTCCATAGTAGTTTCCAGCAAATTGAGCCCATTCAAGGAAAAGGTTTTGTTCAATCATTTCTTTAAACTTTTCTTGGTTTAAGAAATAATAATTTTCTCCGTCCTTCTCTCCCTCTCTAGGTTCTCTTGTAGTTGCAGAAATTGAAAGCCAAAAATTTTTTTCTTTACATAATATTTCTTTAACAACTGTTCCTTTACCTACCCCGCTGGGTCCAGTAAGGATAATAAGTTTTTTTTGATTTTTCATATTAAATTTTTTACAGTAAAATAGATATCTTGTGAATTAAAAAAGAATAATGCAAAAAGGTGTTCCACAGATAATGGATATTACATCTATTAGATCTGTCTTGCATTATTTGACAAAAAACATTTTACCTACAAAGTTTGAGACTGCCCAACAACCAGAGCCTAATACAATTCAATTATGTTTCAGAGGAGTTGATTCTCAAACATGGTTAGAAGTTTCATGGAATGGCGACTCTCCAAGAATACTAAAGATAAATAAGCCAGAAAAGATTGGGAGAGAAAGCACACTTTCTAAACAAATAAGATACGGATTAAAGTATATGGCTTTAATTTCGATTGATCAAGATAATTTCGAGAGAGTTATAAAATTTAGTTTTGCGAAAAAACCTGGAGATGAAATTAATAAGTATTTAATTTTTGAATTAATGGGAAAACATAGTAATATTTTTTATCTGGACAATAAACATAAAATAATTGCCGTTGGTAAACAAATTAAATCAAGTCAATCTAGTTTTAGAACAATTTCAACAGGATCGATTTATTCTGGCCCTCCAGTCAATCTCAAAAAACAACCTAGAGAAGATGAGTCTTTTCAATCATGGAAAGACTCAATTTCAATAGTACCTGAGTCTTTAAAATACTGTTTAATAAATACCTATCAAGGAGTAAGCCCTATCCTCACAAAACAATTAGAGGTTGCTAGCGCAACTGTTAATTCAGAAATAATGGAAAAAAATATTGACTTCATTAGCAACTCAGACTTAAAAGAGATATTTAAAAATTGGAAGATTTGGATAAACAGGTTTAAAAACAATAATTTTAATTTTTCTACATTCAACAAAGATTTTTATTGCGTTTGGTTTTTCGATAAGGAAACTAATTGCGAAAATAAGATAGATTTATGCACTAGCTTAGAGAATTATTATGATTATCATCTGAAACAAAAAAAACTTGAATTATTGGGAAAGAAAATTGAAGGGATAATTTTTAAACAGACCAATACTGAGAAAAAGAATTTAAATATTCAATATGATCTTCTGACAAAATCAGAAAACTACGAAATATATAAAGAAAAAGCTGATAATATATTCACCTCACATGAAATTAAAAAAAAAGACATTATAAAGGGACAAAAACTATATAAAAAATCAAAAAAACTAAAGAGATCTAGAGAATTAATAAAAGAAAGATTAAGTATTTACAAAACAAACATAGAGAGATTAGACGAATTCACTACGCTTCTAGAAAATTTAAATTCTTTAAATCATGAAAAACTTTCTATGAGAATCAAACTACTAGAAGAAATTATGGAAGAAATTAGTAACGAGTTTAATATTAATATCAAGAAGCAAAGAGAAGATCAGAAAAGTACTTATGAGATAGAGTCTTCACCAATTCAAGTTGACACTCCCACAGGATTAAAGCTTCAGGTAGGGCGAAATATGAGGCAAAATGATTTAATAAGCTTCAAGTTCTCGAAAAAAGGCGATTTATGGTTTCATGCACAGGAATCACCAGGCAGTCATGTAGTTTTGAAGTCTTCATCTCAAGTAGCATCTGAACAAGATCTTCAAATAGCTGCAGATTTAGCTGCTTTATTTAGTAAGGCAAAAAGAAACATTAAAGTTCCAATTAATTTAGTAAAGATTAAAGATTTGCAAAAAATCAAAAACGGAGGACCGGGTTGTGTTTCCTTTAAAAATGGAGAAATTATTTGGGGAAATCCTACAAGAGGAGAAGATTACATTAAAAAAAATCTTAAAACAGTAATTTAGTTTATAATAAAAAAAATTTTAAATCTAAATGTTTGATTTTCTTTTAGGCACTCATGAATTTTTAGGTAATCATAGTTTTCCAGAATTTATTGTTGGATATCTATTTGGTGCTGCATTAATAATTGGTGCTCCTACTGTTTTCTTACTACTTGCCTTCGTGAGCGCTTTAATGAAAACAAATGGGAAAATGGGTGGATATAGAGAATATGAAACTTATGGTGAATCATCTTTAAATGATGCCCCTCCTTTCTTATTACCAGATCCAACAAATCCTAAATTAAGCAAATAATTAAATTTATCGAAAAATAAATTGGACTTTGACAATAGTAGTTTTAAACCTTTTTTTTACACAATTTTTATCAAATAATAATGAGAGGGACAGGTCAAAGGGAAAAAAAATTATCAGCTTCGATGACTTTTAGTGATCATTTAGAGGAGCTTCGTCAAAGGATCTTAAATTCAATTTATTCAATACTTATTTCAATATTCTTTAGTTTTCTCATCATAAAGCCATTAATATCTTTTTTAGAAATTCCAGCTGGTGATATTCATCTACTACAACTTGCTCCAGGAGAGTTTTTATTTGTCTCTATTAAAGTTGCAGGTTACAGCGGATTGATAGTTTCTATGCCCTATATTTTTTATCAAATAATATTATTCATTTCTCCTGGTTTAACAAAACAAGAAAAAAGCCTTATCTTGCCTGCAGTTTTTGGTTCAGGTCTTCTATTTTTTTTAGGATTAATTTTTTCATGGTGGATATTAGTCCCTGCAGCAATAAATTTCTTCATTAGTTTCGGTGCTGATATTGTTGAACCAACTTGGTCTATAGAAAGATATTTTGATTTTGTTCTCTTATTAATGTCCAGCACTGCAATAGCTTTTCAATTACCAGTATTACAATTTATTCTTGGTTCTCTTGGAATAATCACAACAGAAAAAATGATTTCAAATTGGAAGATAGTTGTAATTTCCTCTGCAATATTATCTGCAGTGATTACCCCTTCAACTGACCCATTGACTATGTCATTGCTATCTATATCGATTGTGTTTTTATTTTTTGTGGGTACTGGATTAACTTACTTAT
Coding sequences within it:
- a CDS encoding PepSY domain-containing protein: MKTLFNSRQFHKALAPWIFLPLFISSITGLLYRVSKDLLGFSREQVHWLMSLHEGEWLGDNGELIYVIFNSLGVLWMLVTGFQMFSKTISFTKKVTKGESKG
- the rplS gene encoding 50S ribosomal protein L19 — translated: MTKMAKEKQEKDLETGIKADTSVDVTVEQKEKNTVSETTQTLSASNLIKEFENEQLKKELPEIYVGDTVKVGVKITEGNKERVQPYEGVVIAKRHGGINQTITVRRIFQGIGVERVFMLHSPQVASLKVERRGKVRRAKLFYLRDRVGKATRVKQRFDR
- the gltX gene encoding glutamate--tRNA ligase, whose translation is MEKRLRLAPSPTGLFHIGTARTALFNWLYAQKIGAKFLIRIEDTDFLRSKSEYTKNILEGLKWLGLKWDEEPIKQSDRISIHKSYIKKLLECGAAYRCFTSEDEISELREEQKKKGLPPKHDNRHRNLSKEEIETFISQGRTSVIRFKIDEKIDIKWIDQIRGEIKWQGKDLGGDLVLSRRAKGYEIGDPLYNLAVVVDDNFMHITHVVRGEDHISNTAKQILIYKALNFNLPTFSHTPLILNSEGKKLSKRDCVTSIDEFREMGYLPEALSNYMAFLGWSPKSADREILSLGEISEIFDLSEINKAGAKFSWEKLNWINSQYIKNMESIKLIEIIRKYWDDNGWEPPSQEWAHKLAILIRDSMTLLKDSIDQSKPFFLIPTIQKEGQDFLENRESKLSLKLILNYLIEQNTINLNKEKAKEIINEISKKHNIKKGILMKSLRVAFFGSLSGPDLIQSWELFAESKTDRTRIERCL
- a CDS encoding cation:proton antiporter; this translates as MTPERLGLLWGITVFAGAFARLFSSFTGFPSVVILLLSGLLIGRSGLGLVEPLDLGQGLETIVGLLVCLVLFEGGLNLKLPEGNIRTTVLKISLVRLFISLSAGIFIAHWLAGLSWQVAGIYSAIVLATGPTVVSPLVEQIKLASPLSEVLKAEGLLLEPIGAVLALLLLELTLGDLRGIRDVFIALMQRLGGGVLIGLSAGWLLSEILKKIKNEASFGIELQVTLGFIFLVYGICEYFLPESGLPASVAAGFIVGKREVIDKERLDNLIGELAQLAITVLFPLLAADVSWGELSPLGWGGVVCVFMLMVIVRPISIWIATMGRDLNLKEKIFLAWLAPRGIVTAAVASLFSIRLEQAGILGAGRLQGLVFLTILMTVGIQGLSAKPLVNRLKLGQKNNLD
- a CDS encoding high light inducible protein yields the protein MNKQPKIEIKETKNFVDKKELNLWKRGFTPQAEIWNGRMATVGIGIIFIIIALISQFS
- the tsaD gene encoding tRNA (adenosine(37)-N6)-threonylcarbamoyltransferase complex transferase subunit TsaD: MHKVLAIETSCDETSVSIVSNIGDTFRIHSNIIASQIEDHSKWGGVVPELAARKHLELLPFVLDKALEEAKIKIEEVDYIASTVAPGLVGCLRVGSITARSLCLLHSKPFLGIHHLEGHLSSILFSENYPKKSFLTLLVSGGHTELIKVDDSRGMQRLGKSFDDAAGEAFDKVGRLLGLSYPGGPAIEKIAKNGDPMKFNLPKCKISDKKGGFLKYDFSFSGLKTAVLRLVERINLAGKTVPIPDIAASFERVVAEVLVERTIKCAEDHSLDNVVVVGGVAANNTLRKMMISEASKKSIKVHLAPLDLCTDNAAMIGAAALFRIKFKDHLSSLKLGVAGRLSIEQANTLYEENPPF
- a CDS encoding photosystem I PsaF protein (subunit III), yielding MKFFFSIITSVFLFLGITPIALAANGPALNADRASTEYTASALTKCSENPKFIERANSATTQKDIARFERYGKASCGDDGLPHLIIGPPLEPWGALLNRGHEGDLLIPGVLFIYIAGIIGWSGREYLIESKKTKNPADLEIIIDLDLARKCLVKGAQWPLLANKQGRNGDLREKDNNITLNGPR
- the psaJ gene encoding photosystem I reaction center subunit IX, whose amino-acid sequence is MFKILNTKFVRSAPVVAAIWLSLTAGIIIEFNRFFPDLLFHPMS
- the gmk gene encoding guanylate kinase, with product MKNQKKLIILTGPSGVGKGTVVKEILCKEKNFWLSISATTREPREGEKDGENYYFLNQEKFKEMIEQNLFLEWAQFAGNYYGTPLSSVNEKIKKGFIVLLEIEVEGARQIKNKFPNSQSIFLLPPDKEELERRIRNRGTEKEEAIKKRLLRANYEISVSNEFDFALTNHNVDETAKKIIKLIKT
- a CDS encoding Rqc2 family fibronectin-binding protein, translated to MDITSIRSVLHYLTKNILPTKFETAQQPEPNTIQLCFRGVDSQTWLEVSWNGDSPRILKINKPEKIGRESTLSKQIRYGLKYMALISIDQDNFERVIKFSFAKKPGDEINKYLIFELMGKHSNIFYLDNKHKIIAVGKQIKSSQSSFRTISTGSIYSGPPVNLKKQPREDESFQSWKDSISIVPESLKYCLINTYQGVSPILTKQLEVASATVNSEIMEKNIDFISNSDLKEIFKNWKIWINRFKNNNFNFSTFNKDFYCVWFFDKETNCENKIDLCTSLENYYDYHLKQKKLELLGKKIEGIIFKQTNTEKKNLNIQYDLLTKSENYEIYKEKADNIFTSHEIKKKDIIKGQKLYKKSKKLKRSRELIKERLSIYKTNIERLDEFTTLLENLNSLNHEKLSMRIKLLEEIMEEISNEFNINIKKQREDQKSTYEIESSPIQVDTPTGLKLQVGRNMRQNDLISFKFSKKGDLWFHAQESPGSHVVLKSSSQVASEQDLQIAADLAALFSKAKRNIKVPINLVKIKDLQKIKNGGPGCVSFKNGEIIWGNPTRGEDYIKKNLKTVI
- the tatC gene encoding twin-arginine translocase subunit TatC yields the protein MRGTGQREKKLSASMTFSDHLEELRQRILNSIYSILISIFFSFLIIKPLISFLEIPAGDIHLLQLAPGEFLFVSIKVAGYSGLIVSMPYIFYQIILFISPGLTKQEKSLILPAVFGSGLLFFLGLIFSWWILVPAAINFFISFGADIVEPTWSIERYFDFVLLLMSSTAIAFQLPVLQFILGSLGIITTEKMISNWKIVVISSAILSAVITPSTDPLTMSLLSISIVFLFFVGTGLTYLSENLKSKTLSSSH